One region of Carya illinoinensis cultivar Pawnee chromosome 8, C.illinoinensisPawnee_v1, whole genome shotgun sequence genomic DNA includes:
- the LOC122319118 gene encoding probable galacturonosyltransferase-like 7 gives MLWIMRFSGFFSAAMVMIVLSPSLQSFPPAEAIRSSHLDNYLRLPVQVSPSDYLVHFSFRKAPAFRNAGECGSVISLISGETSVCDPNLVHVAITLDIEYLRGSIAAVHSILQHSQCPESIFFHFLVSETNLETLVRSTFPQLKFKVYYFDPEVVRGLISTSVRQALEQPLNYARNYLADLLEPCVRRVIYLDSDLVVVDDISKLWTTNLGSKTIGAPEYCHANFTKYFTAGFWLDQRFTGVFEGRKPCYFNSGVMVIDLAKWRRVGYTGRIERWMEIQKSHRIYELGSLPPFLLVFAGHVAPIEHRWNQHGLGGDNIRGSCRDLHPGPVSLLHWSGSGKPWLRLDSKRPCPLDALWAPYDLYGLSH, from the coding sequence ATGCTCTGGATTATGAGGTTCTCTGGCTTCTTCTCCGCCGCAATGGTCATGATCGTCCTCTCTCCTTCCCTGCAGTCCTTCCCTCCGGCCGAAGCCATCCGGTCCTCTCACCTCGACAACTACCTGCGTCTACCCGTTCAAGTGTCCCCTTCCGATTACCTCGTCCACTTTTCGTTCCGAAAAGCCCCAGCTTTTCGCAATGCCGGTGAATGCGGTTCTGTCATCTCGCTTATATCGGGCGAAACCAGCGTCTGCGATCCTAATTTGGTACACGTGGCGATTACGCTCGACATCGAGTACCTCCGGGGCTCAATTGCCGCCGTCCATTCGATTCTGCAGCACTCTCAGTGCCCGGAGAGTATCTTCTTCCACTTCCTGGTCTCGGAGACGAATCTGGAAACCTTAGTGAGGTCCACTTTCCCTCAGTTGAAGTTCAAGGTGTACTACTTCGATCCTGAGGTCGTTCGGGGCCTGATTTCGACCTCGGTGAGGCAAGCGCTAGAGCAGCCGCTGAATTACGCGAGGAATTACTTGGCCGATCTTCTCGAGCCCTGCGTGCGTAGAGTGATATACTTGGATTCTGACCTAGTCGTGGTCGATGACATCTCCAAGCTGTGGACTACGAACTTGGGTTCTAAAACCATCGGAGCCCCGGAGTACTGCCACGCCAACTTCACCAAGTACTTCACGGCAGGATTCTGGTTGGACCAGCGGTTTACCGGCGTTTTCGAGGGCCGGAAGCCGTGCTACTTCAACTCCGGGGTGATGGTAATAGATCTGGCCAAGTGGAGACGGGTCGGGTACACGGGGCGGATCGAGAGATGGATGGAAATCCAGAAGAGCCACCGGATTTACGAGCTCGGGTCCCTACCGCCGTTCCTGCTGGTATTCGCGGGACACGTGGCGCCCATAGAGCACCGGTGGAACCAGCACGGTTTAGGCGGCGATAACATCAGGGGCAGCTGTCGTGACCTCCATCCTGGTCCGGTTAGCTTACTGCATTGGTCCGGTAGCGGCAAGCCATGGCTCAGGCTGGACTCCAAGCGACCGTGCCCGCTCGATGCTCTTTGGGCACCCTACGACTTGTACGGACTGTCCCACTGA
- the LOC122318846 gene encoding cellulose synthase-like protein D5 yields the protein MVKSASSPSSSPVTITVSSGGKGGGIRSMGLTSPVPRASVSNSQNSPLSSRGNRRLSSGGKYCSMSKEETTSTTEELNSDFVSYTVHIPPTPDHQPMSASQTSLPEDCKSAGKPERSFISGTLFTGGYNSVTRGHVIDCSMEGTDPALKSGLICGMKGCDEKAMQGMKTRRGLCECGFKICRDCYLDCVGSGGGRCPGCKESYKEVSDDDDDEDDDDEPRSEAEDQALPLPSMAEFKLDKRLSVVKSFKAQQNHPPDFDHTRWLFETKGTYGYGNALWPKDGYGVGSGTNEFEHPPDFGERNRRPLTRKVKVSAAILSPYRLLILLRLVALGFFLTWRIRHPNRDAMWLWGTSTVCETWFAFSWLLDQLPKLCPVNRVTDLSVLKERFESPNLRNPKGRSDLPGIDVFVSTADAEKEPPLVTANTILSILSVDYPVEKLACYLSDDGGSLLTFEALAETASFARIWVPFCRKHGIEPRNPEAYFGQKRDFLKNKVRLDFVRERRRVKREYDEFKVRINSLPESIRRRSDAYNAHEELRAKKKQMEMGGSLSEPVKVPKATWMSDGSHWPGTWTSGETDHSRGDHAGIIQAMLAPPNVESVYGAEADAENLIDTTEVDIRLPMLAYVSREKRPGYDHNKKAGAMNALVRTSAIMSNGPFILNLDCDHYIYNSLALREGMCFMLDRGGDRICYVQFPQRFEGIDPNDRYANHNTVFFDVCMRALDGLQGPMYVGTGCIFRRTALYGFSPPRTTEHHGWFGRRKIKLFLRRSKVGKKEENEEVILPINDDHNDDDADIESLLLPRRFGNSNSLTASIPVAEYQGRLLQDLQGNGYRGRPAGSLAVPREPLDAATVAEAISVISCFYEDKTEWGKRVGWIYGSVTEDVVTGYRMHNRGWRSIYCVTKRDAFRGTAPINLTDRLHQVLRWATGSVEIFFSRNNALFASYRMKFLQRVAYFNVGMYPFTSLFLIVYCFLPAASLFSGQFIVQSLSVTFLVFLLAITLTLCMLAILEIKWSGINLHDWWRNEQFWLIGGTSAHPAAVIQGLLKVIAGVDISFTLTSKSATPDDGDDEFADLYEVKWSFLMIPPITIIMVNMIAIAVGVARTMYSLFPQWSKLVGGVFFSFWVLCHLYPFAKGLMGRRGRVPTIVFVWSGLVSIILSLLWVYISPPSGKQDYMKFQFP from the exons CAGAAGCATGGGCTTAACCAGCCCAGTGCCGCGAGCTTCGGTTTCGAACAGCCAGAATTCTCCTCTCAGCAGCCGAGGAAACCGAAGGCTTTCGAGCGGCGGAAAGTACTGTTCGATGTCGAAGGAGGAAACTACCTCCACCACGGAGGAACTGAACTCCGACTTTGTGAGTTACACCGTGCATATACCACCTACTCCTGATCACCAGCCCATGTCAGCTTCTCAGACTAGTCTCCCCGAGGACTGTAAGAGTGCCGGAAAGCCTGAGAGGAGCTTCATCTCGGGTACTCTATTCACCGGAGGGTACAATTCGGTCACTAGAGGACATGTTATTGATTGCTCAATGGAAGGGACGGATCCAGCATTGAAATCGGGACTAATTTGTGGGATGAAGGGTTGTGATGAGAAGGCAATGCAAGGGATGAAAACGAGGAGGGGTTTATGCGAATGCGGGTTCAAGATTTGCAGGGATTGTTACTTGGATTGTGTTGGAAGTGGAGGAGGGAGGTGCCCTGGGTGCAAAGAATCTTATAAGGAAGttagtgatgatgatgacgacgaagatgatgatgatgaaccCAGGTCGGAAGCAGAGGACCAAGCCTTGCCATTGCCTTCTATGGCAGAGTTTAAGCTGGATAAGCGACTTTCGGTCGTGAAATCTTTTAAGGCACAACAAAACCATCCGCCAGATTTTGATCACACCCGGTGGCTATTCGAAACGAAAGGGACGTATGGGTATGGGAATGCGCTGTGGCCTAAAGATGGGTATGGGGTTGGGTCTGGGACTAACGAGTTTGAACACCCTCCGGATTTTGGAGAGAGAAATAGGCGGCCTTTGACAAGAAAAGTGAAGGTTTCTGCTGCCATTCTCAGTCCATATAG ATTACTTATTCTGCTACGTCTTGTCGCCCTCGGTTTTTTTCTTACTTGGAGGATTCGACACCCAAACCGCGATGCAATGTGGTTGTGGGGAACGTCCACAGTTTGTGAGACTTGGTTTGCTTTTTCGTGGCTTCTAGATCAGCTCCCTAAGCTCTGCCCCGTAAACAGAGTTACTGACCTCTCTGTTCTTAAAGAGCGGTTCGAATCTCCAAACCTGCGCAACCCGAAAGGGCGCTCCGACCTTCCGGGGATTGATGTGTTTGTTTCCACGGCAGACGCAGAAAAAGAACCCCCTCTTGTCACTGCGAACACCATTCTTTCGATCCTCTCCGTTGATTATCCGGTGGAAAAGCTCGCTTGTTACTTGTCCGATGATGGTGGCTCTCTTTTGACATTTGAAGCTCTTGCCGAGACTGCCAGCTTTGCGAGAATTTGGGTACCTTTTTGTCGAAAACATGGGATAGAACCAAGGAATCCTGAAGCATATTTTGGGCAGAAGCGCGATTTTCTTAAGAACAAAGTACGGCTTGATTTCGTAAGGGAGAGGAGGCGGGTGAAGAGAGAGTATGATGAATTCAAAGTAAGGATCAATTCCTTACCAGAGTCTATACGACGAAGATCTGATGCTTATAATGCGCACGAAGAGCTGCGAGCAAAGAAGAAACAGATGGAAATGGGGGGAAGTCTCTCTGAACCTGTTAAGGTTCCTAAGGCTACTTGGATGTCAGATGGTTCTCATTGGCCTGGAACATGGACTTCAGGAGAGACGGACCACTCAAGAGGGGACCATGCTGGTATTATTCAG GCAATGCTAGCTCCACCCAATGTAGAATCGGTTTATGGTGCAGAAGCAGATGCGGAGAATTTGATTGACACAACAGAAGTTGACATTAGATTGCCAATGCTGGCGTACGTGTCTCGAGAGAAGAGGCCAGGCTATGATCACAACAAGAAAGCTGGAGCCATGAATGCACTTGTGCGAACCAGTGCAATCATGTCAAATGGCCCATTCATTCTTAATCTCGACTGTGATCACTACATATACAACTCCTTGGCTCTTAGGGAAGGAATGTGCTTTATGCTGGACAGGGGAGGTGACAGGATCTGTTATGTTCAATTCCCACAAAGGTTTGAGGGTATTGATCCGAATGACCGGTATGCAAATCATAATACAGTTTTCTTTGATGTGTGTATGAGGGCTCTGGATGGGCTACAGGGTCCAATGTATGTAGGGACAGGCTGCATTTTCCGAAGAACTGCACTCTATGGGTTTAGTCCTCCCAGAACCACAGAACACCATGGATGGTTTGGTAGGAGGAAAATTAAGTTGTTTCTGAGAAGATCAAAGGTGGGAAAGaaggaagagaatgaagaggtAATTTTGCCAATCAATGATGATcataatgatgatgatgcagATATCGAGTCCTTGCTTCTTCCGAGGAGGTTTGGTAACTCTAATTCTCTGACTGCATCTATCCCAGTAGCAGAATACCAAGGAAGGTTGCTTCAAGATTTACAAGGAAATGGTTACCGAGGCAGACCTGCTGGTTCTCTTGCCGTTCCTCGTGAGCCTTTAGATGCTGCAACTGTGGCAGAGGCGATAAGTGTTATTTCTTGCTTCTATGAGGATAAAACTGAGTGGGGTAAAAGAGTAGGATGGATATACGGTTCTGTAACAGAAGATGTGGTAACTGGTTATAGAATGCACAACAGAGGGTGGAGATCAATATACTGTGTCACCAAAAGGGATGCATTCCGAGGGACGGCTCCAATTAATCTGACTGACAGGCTTCACCAAGTACTTCGATGGGCAACAGGGTCCGTTGAGATTTTCTTCTCAAGGAACAATGCACTGTTTGCAAGCTACCGAATGAAATTCTTGCAGAGGGTTGCATATTTCAATGTGGGAATGTACCCTTTCACATCTTTGTTTCTCATAGTCTATTGCTTTTTGCCTGCAGCTTCTCTCTTTTCTGGGCAGTTCATTGTCCAATCCCTCAGTGTGACCTTCCTGGTGTTCTTGTTGGCCATCACCCTCACCTTGTGCATGCTTGCAATTCTTGAAATTAAATGGTCAGGTATTAATCTCCATGATTGGTGGCGAAATGAACAGTTTTGGTTGATCGGTGGAACAAGTGCCCATCCTGCTGCTGTGATACAAGGATTACTGAAGGTTATAGCAGGAGTTGACATCTCTTTTACATTGACCTCTAAGTCTGCCACTCCAGACGATGGAGATGATGAATTTGCAGATCTATATGAGGTTAAATGGAGCTTCTTAATGATTCCTCCAATCACAATCATTATGGTGAACATGATTGCAATCGCTGTTGGAGTAGCAAGGACAATGTACAGCCTGTTCCCTCAGTGGAGCAAGCTCGTCGGAGGGGTGTTCTTCAGCTTCTGGGTGTTGTGCCATCTCTACCCATTTGCCAAGGGGTTGATGGGAAGGAGGGGAAGGGTTCCGACCATTGTCTTTGTGTGGTCAGGATTGGTGTCAATCATTCTTTCCTTGCTTTGGGTGTATATTAGCCCTCCTTCTGGTAAGCAAGATTACATGAAGTTCCAGTTCCCGTGA